The region acaataagaaagaaaaagaatccgATAAACAAACAGCCCAACCCAAGTAGGAGAGAGGAACTCACAAGCCCCTAAGACAGGGACAACCGTATCCCCCTGACATGAAACTGATGCTTCATCCAggtctttgtttttcttcctttggtGTTAGAGTAGCTGGGATTCCTCAGATGTAAAAGATTCAGGTGAGAAGGGTTGGGTTCATTGGTAAAGTGGATGAAAACcttaggagaagggaactttgctgCCTCCTTGGTGGGGGAGATCTGAAGGAGAGTTAGTGTGATTCTGGTATTGTGAATAAGTGAGAGGAATTAAAttcagggatggctgctgcagggactggtgagtgcatcccagtccctgcaaccccctcagtgatgcgatcctggggatcgtattgctgccttccctctgcccctgctgcctcccccacccctcaaagacttactgtgggtttcaaactcccagagaatttgaaaaccacagccctagAGAGTTAAGAGAGAGGCTAAAGAGGACCTACTCAATAGTTTATATTATAAGGAAGGGGGTTCAGCCCAGGAAATCCCTCTAGTgatcctgggctggtggcagtgaggTAGCTACCTGGGGGTATGCTTTGTCCTGCCTGGGGGACcctgacacccccctcccccagaaggcaGATAAACCTCTTCACAATGTTCTGGCTACTTCATCACAATGGCCTGGTAAGCCTGAACTGCCCTGCTATTTGAGGTCTTTTCATTATGTCTCCATCTGGAGTCTTTTTGCAGAGCAAGGGTAGGTTTCGAacttgggaacttctgcatgcaaagtctgTGAGGGCTCAACCCTAATATGGTCATGGGTCAACTCCTTTGCTGTAGCCTGCCAGTGTGGGgaaagtgctgaaaagcacttttgctccactgggagaggaggaaggTCTAAGCCCTGCTTGGATGGTAAGCTCATGCTGGCTGAGCTAGGCCAGCATAAGGGTCtgaagggggtgtggggaggatgggaggaaggtgttttggggagAGCGGGTGTGAGAAAaggaggggtggggccaggatctggcacttaggtcgaatcctatctcctttcctgggcagcccagagcagcttcgggttgctcagatctgtaccacgtCCTGgggtggcagagatccaagtagccccatgggggtTGCTGCTGCTTTAGCGGAGAAAAGGGGAAATGATTCCTCTTTCCCATGCTGCACTGCTTTGGGCCCCAAACCCACCTTAGATGTAGGGCAGGCcagtattgggctgcctgatggGCAGGATTTGAAGGATTAACAAGATCCTGTTTGTTTCTCCCACTAGGACCAACCATCAAGATGAATGGGTCCACTGTGACAGAGTTTGTCTTCCTGGACTTCTCTGGCTCCCGCACTGCCCAGCTCTTCCTTTTAACCCTGGTCATCACTTGCTACACAACTGTCCTTGTGGGAAATTTGCTAATCATAGTGACTGTGTGGTTGGAGCCCAAGCTCTTTCAGTGCCCCATGTATTACTTCCTGGCCaatctgtccctccttgacatctCTATGGGCTCTGTAGCAGCCCCCAAACTAGCAGCTAACCTAGTGAACAAGGGTGGAACCATTTCTTTTGTAGGCTGCATGGCTCAGATAATGACCGGCCACTTCTTTGCTGGTGGAGAAATGTTCCTCCTCTCGGTCATGGCCTATGACCgttatgtggccatctgccacccactgaggTATGCAACCATCATGAACCGACAATGTTGCTTTCATCTTATCATATTTTGCTGGACAGGAGGCTTCATTCATGGCAGTTTTAATGTAGTGGTGTTGTCCCAACAACCATATTGTGGACCAAATGTGCTTGATCatttcttctgtgaaatcccacagGTAATGAAGCTGTCCTGTTCAGAAACCTATATTGCTGAAATACTCATGTTGATCAGTGATGGCTTAATCATTTTACCTTGTTTTCTGTCCTTGCTGGTTTCTTATGTCATCATCCTGGCCACCCTTTGTGGCCGTTTTGGGAAGGGTGGTACTAAGGCTCTGTCCACCTGTGGCTCTCACCTGATGGTGGTTGGCCTCTACTATGGGCCCATTGGTTTTGTGTATTTTAAGCCTGCCTCTGGAAACCAGGTGGACAAGATGGCCGCTGTATTCTACATGGTGGTCACCCCTGCCCTCAATCCCCTCATCTATACTCTGAGGAACAAGGAGGTGAAGGGAGCCATGGGGAAGTTGAAAAATGAATGTAAACGCTTCTTGCTGCTTTAACAGGAGCAGATGTGTGAattttccttttcctgccaaatgaATTGTTGTATATATGAGCCCTAAAAGTAACTGCTAGGGGGCTTCCAACAACCTGCTTTCTCAGAGCATCTTTACATGTATGTGGCATTATTTCTTGGAGTAATAATGCCCACTTTGCTTTTGAATGTGATAGCATCAGAATGGATGGTGTTTGTGAGTGCGACACTACTGCTCCTCTTGTGTTCCATCACTAAGAGAAGTTACTGATACTAGCGATGTATTTGTTAATTGTAGCATGTGAACTAATGTACAGATGAATTTTGTTTCTCATGCCTAGGGCATGTTGCCACTGGAGAAGTGATGACTCCTGCCCTGTGTGTTCTCACACTGTTCCAAGTCAAGGAAGCATGGGATACAGACTATACAGCCATGTATTGGGATTGTAAGAACAGAGATCATTAGGGATAGCTGCTCCACAATAGCTGTacaaagaggtaccttttaaacTGGTGCATCTCTCAACTGATGCATCtcttaaatggggggggggcagggggacaaatATCTTTGTTCTCCTGAgcacagtgtctcttctagtgacTGTTTTCTGGTGTTTCTACTACTTCTtgttagattgtaagcccttttgggaaagggacaATTTATTCCTTTCTTTGTGCACcgtcaactgctttgtgaagttcttttttgctgaaaagtgacaTATAAATCATAACTCTGAAGGTGCATAATTGATACAGTTTGACGTCTCTCATCACCGGCATAGAAGAACATGATTCTCAGGATTTCTCAGAATTCCCACTAGAAGTAAAGCAACGGAAGGGCTGTTGCTTCAAGTCCCTGGTTGAGCATAGTTGGAAAGTGAGTGCTGGATTAGTAGGATTTTTTATTTGATCGAACCAGGCATGAGGAACTGGCATAAATTGTCTGCCATTTTCTAGCATGGAGTGGCAGGCCATCAGTCAGGGCTGGCTCAAGGATGTGAGGGCTCCCTTGCAAGCCACCTTCAGTCAACTCCCTGAATTTGTGAGTAAAGGGACATGACCCAGAGTTGTCATGTTCCTTGGCAGTGTCTGTGAGGAGAGCCCAGCTGCTCTGGTGCCAAGTTTTGGCACGCTTCACAAATATGTTCACATCACAGGGAACTCTGGAGAAGCCCGGTTTCTCAGTGATATTGCTTGTATGGGGAAGAATCAGCAGCAGAGGCTCCACCCTCCCTGATCACCTTGTATTGAATTAAAACAGTAGTGTTTTTTCAGCCCTATTCACCTGTAGGGCTCAGCAGATGCCAGACCTTGTTGTGGCCTTCAGCCACACAGATGGCAAACTACAGTCAGTGCAACCATGAGGAAGCCTGAGGCACTTGTCTCAGGTGCAAATGGTGAATGAATTGGGAGAAATGGAAGTAAGGAGcatagtgaacataagaacataagaacataagaacagccccactggatcaggccataggcccatctagtccagcttcctgtatctcacagcggcccaccaaatgccccagggagcacaccagataacaagagacctcgtcctggtgctctcccctacatctggcattctgacttaacccattcctaaaatcaggaggttgcgcatacacatcatggcttgtaccccataatggatttttcctccagaaactcatccaatccccttttaaaggcgtctaggctagacgccagcaccacatcctgtggcaaggagttccacagactaaccacgcgctgagtaaagaaatattttcttttgtctgtcctaacccgcccaacactcaattttagtggatgtcccctggttctggtattatgtgagagtgtaaagagcatctccctatccactctgtccatcccctgcataattttgtatgtctcaatcatgtcccccctcaagcgtctcttttctaggctgaagaggcccaaacgccgtagcctttcctcataaggaaggtgccccagccccgtaatcagcttagtcgctctcttttgcaccttttccatttccactatgtcttttttgagatgcggcgaccagaactggacacaatactccaggtgtggccttaccatcgatttgtacaacggcattataatattagccgttttgttctcaatacccttcctaatgatcccaagcatagaattggccttcttcactgccgccgcacattgggtcgacactttcatcgacctgtccaccaccaccccaagatctctctcctgatctgtcacagacagctcagaacccatcagcctatatctaaagttttgattttttgccccaatgtgcatgactttacacttactgacattgaagcgcatctgccattttgctgcccattctgccagtctggagagatccttctggagctcctcacaatcacttctggtcttcaccactcggaaaagtttggtgtcgtctgcaaacttagccacttcactgctcaaccctgtctccaggtcatttatgaagaggttgaaaagcaccggtcccaggacagatccttggggcacaccgcttttcacctctctccattgtgaaaattgcccattgacacccactctctgcttcctggcctccaaccagttctcaatccacgagaggacctgtcctctaattccctgactgtggagttttttcagtagcctttggtgagggaccatgtcaaatgccttctgaaagtccagatatataatgtccacgggttctcccgcatccacatgcctgttgaccttttcaaagaattctataaggttcgtgaggcaagacttacccttacagaagccatgctgactctccctcagcaaggcctgttcgtctatgtgttttgagatcctatctttgatgaggcattccaccatcttacccggtatggatgttaggctgaccggcctatagtttcccgggtcccccctctttccctttttaaaaataggcgtgacatttgctatcctccaatcttctggtaccgtggctgttttgagggacaagttgcataccttagtcaagagatctgcaacttcattcttcaattccttaataacccttgggtgtatgccatcagggcccggtgacttattgatctttaatttatcaatgaggtctgaaacatcttctcttttaacctctatctgacttaactcctccgttaggaggggccgttcgggcagcggtatctgcccgaggtcttctgccgtgaagacagatgcaaagaactcatttaatttctctgccatctctaagtctccttttatctcccctttccctccctcaccatccagggggccaaccgcttctctggcgggtttcctgcttctaacatatttgaagaagcttttattattccccttaatgttgctggccatgcgttcctcatagtctcgcttggcctcccctatcaccttcttacatttcttttgccacagtttatgttcctttttattctcttcattagggcaagacttccatttacggaaggaagcttccttgcccttcacagcctctctaacttggctggttagccatgcgggcactctcctggatttagtggaacccttctttctttgcggtatacacctctgctgggcctctattactgttgttttaagcagcctccatgcactctggagagactggactctttttaccctccctttcaacctccttctaaccagcctcctcatttgagggaagtccgcccgtcggaagtcaagggtttttgttagagatttgcttggtattcttcccccaacgtgcacatcaaaacggatcgcagcatgatcactgttccccaatggctcagtaacgtttacatctctaaccaggtcctgcgtaccgcacaaaattaaatccagagtcacctgtcctctggtgggctccttgactagctgatctaagccacagtcatttagcacgtcaagaaatccggtttccttatcgtgaccagaacacaaattgacccagtcaatatgaggataattgaagtcccccatgattacaaccctgtccttccttgtcacctccctgatctgtttcctcatttcaaggtccccatccgatttctggtctggaggacgatagcacgcccccagtattacatcgctgcacaagcctggtaatttaacccacagagattctacggtggagtcggacccaccttcaatctctactttgctggattctatcccttccttaacataaagggccaccccacctccaacacgcccctgcctgtccctcctgtagagtttatagcccgggattgcggtatcccactgattctccgcattccaccaggtttccgttatgcccactatgtcaatattttcccttgtcaccagacattccagttctcccacctttgctcgtagacttcgggcattcgcataaaagcatttatacacggaatgccccaggatgggctgcttattcgctcctttgtccccgcatcctctcattgtgccaaaccgtctatcacatcccatcaccctacctttcccaatttcttctcctaccctgcctttgtcttgttgttctctaacctccccatcctcatcgcCTGGTGAACTAGAACATCGCCTGGTGCACATTGTACTCCTCTCCTCCATCTTTTCTTCTGCCTTCTTTTCTGCTCAGTTTCCTTTGTCTTTTCACATCTGGAATGTGGTGGAAAAATTGTGAAAGTGAGAGCAGTGGCTGTGGTGGAAGCTCCTTGCACCTGCTGATGTCACCCCAGAAGGGCTTGTGGTCACCTTCAATTCCATCCTTCTGGTGCTAGAAGATCTTGGATGATCTTGCTCATCTCCAAATGTTTCCAAAATCTGACTCTATAAATGAACCAAAAAATTAATTCCTCCTCCCCAAAGAAACAATATTCCCTAATACAACCCATGCAATTTAACATCCCCAGGTGAGTATATTCACAGTAGCTTTGACTTGTCATTGCGCTGGAACACTCTGTAGCATCATTTGGATCTTTCGCTTTATGGTTGCCCCTTGCCCTGTGTGAGGGTTATGTTATGATGTCTGGAGCATAAAGCTAAAATAGCATGTACTCAAAATTGCATTGAAATCCCCAACATCCTGAATATGCATTATGTCTGTTTAAAAATGCAAGACACAGACAGGACTTGACAacaaacagcagcttcattctccagtcTGAGACTCTGTCAAGGGTATGTATTTATTAAGTGGAACGGTGGGCAAAATCACCTGCAATATTTAAACTCCTGGTTTTTGGTTTGCCAACTGCATGAAGTTGAATTTGAGCAAGTGTATCACACACAAGAGGTGGGTCAACTATGGACCCTGAAGTTGTcatacagaccagtggttcccaacctttaggagcccagggaccactgaaacaaaaattgaaacagttgtggaccacatgcaaccccccacccccaaaaatacaattaagtttgtaataagtttaattaatcaatcaattaaccccacccctgcacataaaaaataaatatgtcaTAACAAGAGAAGATAAATAATGTTCCACTTTCCAAGTACTGAGAAGCATGCTGCCATGCAACTAGTATGCAAAGAGAGAGAATGTTAGTAAGTTAGTGCTCCTCAATCTTTGACATATAGACCAGGCAGTCCTCCTTTCTCTGGGTCCAGATTCTCACAGCATCTTGTGAGCTATTCTCACAAGAATAGCTGCTGCTGTTATTATGTTACATCAGAGTAAAAGGCACTTTTCAGAAcaacagaagtaaaaaaaaaaaaggtaggtcCCTGTGATAAGCATCTTCCAATCTAAACCTAGACAGTTAatgagataaaataaaataaaatagcaacACAGTGAAGGTCACAAATCTGAACAAAGGTACACGCAGATATTTGCATACACTtgcggtgcaatcctatgcatgtttactcagaagtaagtgccagtgtcttcaactggacttactcctggctaagtgggTAAAGCCAGTAGATACCCAGCTGCAACAGAGCCACAGTCAAATTTGcttggagtgggggaagggaaagagacaAGTAAAGGGGGTtaggagaaagaaggggaaagcCCAGATTGGTGCTAGCCGAATCCCGCAAAGCCAAATTTGTCAAAcatgtggtgggggaaggagcaggaggcagCCCAGACCAGTGCCAGGTGTCTGTAGcaattcccccctcctccccaccaaggCTGGCACTTCCAGGTCAAAAAAGAGCCAGTGCTGTGCCATGCTGCCCTCGCCTCGCCTTCCTGAGAAACACCTCCAAGCAAGGCTGAGTGTGATTGCAAAGGAGGCAATGCCGGGACTTTTCACAGAAAGTTCCCAAGGGGAAGCAGCCGCCTCAGGAGCTGGCAAGGGAGGcaacaatccaatccacactttactgggagtaagctccattgactgagatttacggcccaatcctacccatcctgactgccagaactagcattctggcaacCAGAGGCATATCCAGGGATGTGCAAGTAGGGCATATGCCCCTGGCACCCCTTGAAGGAAGGCACTAGATTGCAGTGCTGCCCACCAGTAGTGTCTGAAGGGGGGGTGACTAGGTCATGCCCCCCTGCAGCATTCTGGGTGTTCCCTGGGTTTTCCACTGGTGGGCAGAGGTAGGATGACGATGACAACCCAGTGCTTGTCATTGTaagcctgcccaccctcccttgccTTCATTTAGCTTTGAAATGTAACCATATCagaaatgtgtgtgggggggatggtGGTCAGGTTCATGCACAGGAGGATGATTTTTCTGTATGACCACATTGTCCTGGGTGCCAGAAGGCCCCAGGGTGCTACTGTTTAAAGGAGATCCTGCTTTACAGCCATCATAAACAGCTTTCCAGAAGAATGAGGAGATGCACAATTCTGGCCCACCTCTGGAAAGGCCAGAGCAGCTCCATGCATGATAGTAGGGTGCAGGTGGACTGTCCACCCAGGTAATCTGGCAGATGGGACAGGGAGAGGACAGAGCAGGTTGGTggtggtgtggggaggagggcaggtctgGATCTGGAAAGGGTTGGGTTTGGAGCATTGGCAACTGCTAAATTCTAACCTCCTTCCCATGCCTGATCTTTCATCACAGCTCCATTGAAGTTATActaactatatagctggtgctgGCTGTGGAGGTTTACCCAtgggtaaaggaataaatgtccctttcccagaggagacttctgggttTAGTCCCCCCTGCAGGTGCAGCAGAagctgttttggtgtggctgcatggggggggggggagcatgactGAGACTGTTAGACCAAAGGGActtacagcaccatcctatgcttgtctactcaaatgtATGTACCATTTTTCTGAACAGTCTTACACATAAGTAAATGTATTTTGGATTTCAACCTTATAAACCCATTCCTATCTGGGCTTAGAGCATCACCAGATCTCAAGATCCTAGTCTGGTGTTGTGAAACACACACCACTACTGTGTGCTCAACTTCCGCTGACCTTGTCTCTTCtttcaagaggggaaaaaaatacttggAAAAAGCACACTGGCCCTTTAAACTTCTGTTTGCAAAAACTTCCAAGCTTTTAGTAATTAACCCATTTGGGACTGAACAGCAGTTGGCAGTGTCCAGGAGGCTGACGTCTTCACCACAAGCTTTCAGCAAGGATGATGAAATTCTCAAATTGCAGGAGGGGACTATCAAGGAGACCTTCATAGGCTATCTTGATATCCAGATGAGGTGAAAGCTGTCTGGGCATGTGGAGGAATCTCACTCCCATTCTCCATTTGCATAGTTGCATGAAGAAACTTATTCTAGTTCTCAGTCCTCTCATTTTATAAGAGCATCTTCCTCGTGGACCACACCACCCGCCACTTCCATCCATCTCCTCTTGCTCACCTGGATTTCCTGCATCCTTTCTGAGCTTTCTTGAAAGACCTCACAGTCTGAAGGATGAAAGATTGCCTTGAAAGGAAGTCTCAATTTCTAACATGGAAGGTACCTGCCCCAGTTCCCTTTGTGTGTGAATTGCAACAAGAGTGAGTACTGCAGTTATTTCCAAAATTGTGTAGACTCTTGAATTGGTTCCTTTTATTATTTTGGGGTTGTGCTTCTTTTCGCAAGTgctgtttgttttaaaatctAAGTTGATACACGTTTATATTTTTGCCAAtttctagaggtgtttgtttctggtaggATCATTACAGCCATTTCCAAACCTTTCAAGCAATGAGTTGTTACTGCTTCTACATCTAGTAGTAGTAGTGATCCTTTACCGAAGAGTTGCCTTTTAGTTTGCAACACTTCAGGTTGCAATGTTTCAAAACTTTCAATGTTTTAAACAAAGACCTTAAGCCGATACAGTGGTTGGAATCAGTAAAATAATGAAAACGCTAGGATTTAGGtttggccaaatctggctcaatgcaggttgaagggacccacgttgagccagatctgtggatacaaaGTGGGTGGATAAGTAGGATCAACCTGTACCTCTGCCAAGCTATCTTGTCAACAttcccccccatagcatgcagtgtgtatTTTGTTGTTGGTGCTACTTAACTATGTAGGCTGATTGGGGATAGAAGTGGGCTGCCCTTGACTCAACTGGGTGAATTTCGAGCTAGTCATTTCTCAGAGCAATCTAtttgacagggttgttgtaaggttaAAAGAAGAAGGCAACCATTTTTGCTGCACTGAGGATGGCTAGggtacaaataaaataaacagctCAACTTCCACTGACCTTGTCTCTTCtttcaagaggggaaaaaaatacttggAAAAAGCACACTGGCCCTTTAAGTTCTGTTTGCAAAAACTTCCAAGCTTTTAGTAATTAATCCATTTGGGACTGAACAGCAGTTGGCAGTGTCCAGGAGGCTGATGTCTTCACCACAAGCTTTCAGCAAGGATGATTAAATTCTCAGATTGCAGGAGGGGACTATCAAGGAGACCTTCACAGGCTATCTTGATTTCCAGATGAGGTGAAAGCTGTCTGGGCATGCGGAGGAATGAGTATTCTCACTCCCATTCTCCATTTGCATAGTTGCATGAAGAAACTTATTCTAGTTCTCAGTCCTCTCATTTTATAAGAGCATCTTCCTCGTGGACCACACCACCCTCCACTTCCATCCATCTCCTCTTGCTCA is a window of Tiliqua scincoides isolate rTilSci1 chromosome 5, rTilSci1.hap2, whole genome shotgun sequence DNA encoding:
- the LOC136653954 gene encoding olfactory receptor 4Q3-like; this translates as MAAAGTGPTIKMNGSTVTEFVFLDFSGSRTAQLFLLTLVITCYTTVLVGNLLIIVTVWLEPKLFQCPMYYFLANLSLLDISMGSVAAPKLAANLVNKGGTISFVGCMAQIMTGHFFAGGEMFLLSVMAYDRYVAICHPLRYATIMNRQCCFHLIIFCWTGGFIHGSFNVVVLSQQPYCGPNVLDHFFCEIPQVMKLSCSETYIAEILMLISDGLIILPCFLSLLVSYVIILATLCGRFGKGGTKALSTCGSHLMVVGLYYGPIGFVYFKPASGNQVDKMAAVFYMVVTPALNPLIYTLRNKEVKGAMGKLKNECKRFLLL